One stretch of Zingiber officinale cultivar Zhangliang chromosome 6B, Zo_v1.1, whole genome shotgun sequence DNA includes these proteins:
- the LOC121992829 gene encoding protein EXECUTER 1, chloroplastic-like — MASIPSARLPPASSAGHIGSDSTRFPRKIPVYLPQPPLLPLPRLKRVGTSRAPPSPFLCCCHDGPSSGGQEEGSSSKDGSSPISWDSLIHEIVRGAAKRWDELVASCRNSWSKNGLPVVASEAGKEVLGEEEENEEDGGEWDWERWKRHFAEIEEYEKLVSVLKSQLNEAILREDYEDAAKLKLAMSGAAKKDVVGTALTIMNRAIEEERYNDAAFIRDHAGAELVGWWAGISEDGTDPYGRLICIMAEYGRYVARSYSPRQLASGRAGLPLFEIFFTKTDGDYRQQVVYLQKLENSEDSTNNSVKKPGSNSLNLYDGPKGEKSENSLQAQDLKTVEGKDGDINMMDGISIIQNVLRDLIPGSKVRVIKLGSPGKVDKDIISKVVEQIMEEEDDGDEEDSCNEELESIESDGLNAENDIEEVEMDARDLASSQEEKSELSLKVIIGDLTPKSFADVPPTNLVRVPAKLEKRDNSSFSITLGQDAVKNRNERKKHASKRKTFAAKNADLLSFELAKMIPDKDRKHLKVLKDLQELINYSVNNRQNYHSLYETTLFCQIKMPSTSDPLSGLYIGSHGMYSSSVLHLKRKFGQWQEDSTSHKYADLKFYEYVEATKLTGDPSVPAGQVAFRAKLGKQNQLPHQGIIPEEFGVIARYKGQGRLANPGFRNPRWVDGELVIFDGKYIRGGPVIGFVYRAPESHFFLFFNRLSLPA, encoded by the exons ATGGCTTCGATCCCTTCTGCGCGTCTCCCACCGGCGTCGTCGGCCGGCCACATCGGCTCCGACTCCACCAGATTCCCAAGGAAAATACCAGTGTACCTCCCTCAGCCGCCGCTCCTGCCACTCCCCAGGCTCAAGCGCGTCGGCACTTCTAGGGCTCCGCCGAGCCCCTTCCTCTGCTGCTGCCACGACGGCCCTTCGTCTGGCGGGCAGGAGGAAGGTTCCTCCTCGAAAGATGGATCTTCCCCTATCAGCTGGGACTCGCTCATCCACGAGATCGTCCGTGGCGCTGCTAAAAGGTGGGACGAGTTGGTGGCATCGTGTCGCAATTCTTGGTCTAAGAATGGGTTGCCGGTGGTTGCCTCGGAGGCGGGAAAGGAGGTTCTTGGGGAGGAAGAGGAGAATGAGGAAGATGGAGGGGAGTGGGATTGGGAGAGGTGGAAGCGGCATTTTGCGGAAATTGAAGAGTACGAGAAGCTTGTTTCCGTCTTAAAG TCACAATTGAATGAGGCTATTTTGAGAGAGGATTATGAGGATGCTGCAAAGCTGAAGTTGGCTATGTCTGGTGCTGCAAAAAAAGATGTTGTTGGAACAGCATTAACTATTATGAAT AGAGCTATAGAGGAAGAGAGATACAATGATGCGGCTTTCATTCGCGATCATGCCGGAGCAGAACTG GTTGGTTGGTGGGCTGGAATTTCAGAAGATGGCACTGATCCATATGGTCGGCTTATATGTATAATGGCTGAGTATGGAAGATACGTCGCAAGAAGCTACAGTCCCAG ACAGCTAGCCAGTGGCAGGGCAGGTCTTCCTCTCTTTGAGATTTTCTTCACCAAAACAGATGGAGATTACAGACAACAG GTGGTATATTTGCAAAAACTTGAAAATTCTGAAGACTCGACAAATAATTCTGTGAAAAAACCAGGTTCGAACAGCTTAAACTTGTATGATGGTCCAAAAGGGGAAAAGTCAGAAAACAGCTTACAAGCACAAGATTTAAAGACAGTTGAAGGAAAGGATGGTGATATAAATATGATGGATGGTATTTCTATTATCCAGAATGTTTTACGAGATCTAATTCCTGGTTCCAAGGTCAGGGTCATAAAACTGGGGTCACCTGGGAAAGTGGACAAAGATATAATCAGCAAAGTTGTTGAACAGATAATGGAGGAAGAGGATGATGGTGACGAGGAAGACAGTTGCAATGAAGAGTTAGAAAGTATAGAATCAGATGGCCTTAACGCTGAAAATGACATTGAAGAGGTAGAAATGGATGCTAGAGATTTGGCAAGTtcacaagaagagaaaagtgaaTTATCATTAAAAGTCATTATAGGTGATTTAACACCAAAATCATTTGCTGATGTGCCCCCCACCAATCTGGTCCGTGTTCCAGCAAAGCTAGAGAAAAGAGATAACTCATCATTTTCAATTACTTTGGGGCAAGATGCTGTCAAGAATAGAAATGAGAGGAAAAAACATGCTTCAAAGAGAAAAACTTTTGCTGCAAAGAATGCTGATCTTCTGTCATTTGAGCTTGCTAAAATGATTCCTGATAAAGATAGGAAGCATTTGAAG GTATTAAAAGATCTTCAGGAGCTAATCAACTACAGTGTTAACAACAGACAGAACTATCATTCTTTATATGAAACTACACTATTCTGCCAAATTAAGATGCCTTCAACTTCAGATCCACTTAGTG GACTATACATTGGTTCACATGGAATGTACAGCTCCAGTGTCCTCCATCTTAAGCGCAAATTTGGACAGTGGCAGGAGGATAGTACATCTCATAAATATGCAGATCTAAAATTTTATGAATATGTTGAAGCTACTAAACTGACTGGTGATCCTTCTGTGCCGGCTGGGCAG GTTGCATTTCGTGCAAAGCTGGGCAAGCAAAATCAGCTTCCTCATCAGGGAATAATCCCTGAAGAATTTGGAGTG ATTGCTAGATATAAAGGACAGGGGAGGCTAGCTAATCCAGGTTTTCGAAATCCTCGATGGGTTGATGGTGAGCTTGTTATTTTTGATGGGAAG TACATTAGAGGAGGTCCAGTTATTGGTTTTGTGTATCGGGCACCTGAATCTCACTTTTTTTTATTCTTCAATCGATTAAGCCTACCAGCTTAG